The Acidianus infernus genome window below encodes:
- a CDS encoding Gfo/Idh/MocA family protein — MKVAVVGCNGWGKVHLHALRKIGAEYYVFSRDEEKAKECMKKYDAKAYFTKYEDVLKSDVDVIDLVVSHDKHFEMGIEAMKAGKHLMLEKPIARTVEEAKGLINFSREKGVKLMVLEQYYFDSTVRKAKELLPNLGKLALILVRSTHFNQPKGWRAVKEKMGGGALIDGGVHFIDTLLNFGGEYEEIKSFCGNYFSNMEGEDTTIASFKFTGGHLGLLIYSWSTKNPPRVPAFEIYGENGSLIEDPNSRVPGKPYGDIIFNGERIEVEKVDPIEVELREFLKAVENNTEVPMKPEIALRDLEAS; from the coding sequence ATGAAGGTTGCAGTAGTAGGGTGTAACGGTTGGGGCAAAGTTCATCTACACGCATTAAGGAAAATAGGGGCAGAATATTATGTATTTAGCAGAGACGAAGAGAAAGCCAAGGAATGCATGAAAAAATACGACGCAAAAGCTTACTTCACTAAATACGAGGATGTATTGAAGTCAGACGTAGACGTAATAGACTTAGTAGTAAGCCACGATAAGCATTTTGAAATGGGAATAGAAGCCATGAAGGCCGGTAAACATTTAATGCTTGAAAAGCCTATTGCGAGAACAGTTGAAGAGGCTAAAGGATTAATAAATTTCTCTAGGGAGAAAGGTGTAAAGTTAATGGTTTTAGAACAGTATTATTTCGACTCTACGGTTAGAAAAGCTAAGGAATTATTACCCAACTTGGGTAAGCTGGCTCTAATACTTGTTAGGTCAACCCACTTTAATCAACCAAAGGGATGGAGGGCAGTAAAGGAAAAAATGGGAGGTGGAGCATTAATTGACGGTGGAGTGCATTTCATTGACACTTTACTTAACTTTGGAGGAGAATACGAGGAAATTAAGTCTTTCTGTGGAAATTATTTCTCAAATATGGAAGGAGAAGATACTACGATAGCGTCATTTAAATTCACGGGAGGACATTTAGGATTATTAATTTATAGTTGGTCTACTAAAAACCCTCCTAGAGTTCCTGCCTTCGAAATATATGGAGAGAATGGGAGCCTCATAGAAGATCCCAACAGTAGAGTTCCAGGTAAACCGTACGGAGACATAATTTTTAACGGAGAAAGAATTGAGGTTGAAAAGGTCGATCCTATAGAGGTTGAGCTCAGAGAGTTTTTGAAAGCCGTAGAAAACAATACAGAAGTTCCAATGAAACCTGAAATTGCTTTAAGAGATTTGGAAGCGTCCTGA